In Triticum aestivum cultivar Chinese Spring chromosome 5B, IWGSC CS RefSeq v2.1, whole genome shotgun sequence, the following proteins share a genomic window:
- the LOC123116594 gene encoding RING-H2 finger protein ATL74, which yields MGGPDSEAPASSVAHGVGGGAPAPAGADSDIDTNVVIILAALFFGLLLVIALNSLARCGLRYVGRGATAAAGEGQASARVACGGSGIKRRVLRSLPVEVYGSGEDIDDVCAICLSEFVDGEKVRVLPLCGHGFHVRCVDAWLVSHGSCPTCRRPVIEKGASGGVVQSQRPAETDTIITVVIV from the coding sequence ATGGGTGGTCCTGATTCGGAGGCGCCGGCGTCGAGCGTCGCCCACGGAgttggaggaggcgcgccggcgccggccgggGCGGACTCGGATATCgacaccaacgtggtgatcatcctGGCCGCGCTCTTCTTTGGGCTGCTCCTCGTCATCGCACTCAACTCGCTGGCGCGGTGCGGGCTCCGGTACGTGGGGCGCGGGGCCACGGCCGCTGCCGGCGAGGGTCAGGCATCGGCGCGGGTGGCCTGCGGCGGCAGCGGCATCAAGAGGCGCGTCCTCCGGAGCCTCCCCGTGGAGGTGTACGGCTCCGGGGAGGACATCGACGACGTGTGCGCCATATGCCTGAGCGAGTTCGTGGACGGCGAGAAGGTGCGCGTGCTGCCGCTCTGCGGGCACGGCTTCCACGTCCGCTGCGTCGACGCCTGGCTGGTGTCCCACGGCTCCTGTCCCACGTGCCGGCGGCCGGTCATCGAGAAGGGCGCCAGCGGCGGTGTCGTCCAAAGCCAGCGCCCTGCGGAGACGGACACGATCATCACCGTCGTGATTGTGTGA
- the LOC123116593 gene encoding RING-H2 finger protein ATL74-like, which produces MGRPDSEAPASSVAYGGSGGAAAPAGTRADSPFETNVAIILAALFFGLLLIIALNSLARCALRYVGRGAAAAAGEGRASARVACSGSGIKRRVLRSLPVEVYGSGEDIDDVCAICLSEFVDGEKVRVLPLCGHGFHVRCVDAWLVSHGSCPTCRQPVIDGAPEKAADTNTVVTVVIV; this is translated from the coding sequence ATGGGTCGTCCTGACTCGGAGGCGCCGGCGTCGAGCGTTGCCTACGGAGGCAGCGGAGGCGCCGCGGCTCCGGCGGGGACGAGGGCAGACTCGCCTTTCGAGACCAACGTGGCGATCATCCTGGCCGCGCTCTTCTTCGGGCTGCTCCTCATAATCGCACTCAACTCGCTGGCGCGGTGCGCGCTCCGGTACGTGGGGCGCGGGGCCGCGGCCGCTGCCGGCGAGGGCCGGGCGTCGGCGCGGGTGGCCTGCAGCGGCAGCGGCATCAAGAGGCGCGTCCTCAGGAGCCTCCCCGTGGAGGTGTACGGCTCCGGGGAGGACATCGACGACGTGTGCGCTATATGCCTGAGCGAGTTCGTGGACGGCGAGAAGGTGCGCGTGCTGCCGCTCTGCGGGCATGGCTTCCACGTCCGCTGCGTCGACGCCTGGCTGGTGTCCCACGGCTCCTGTCCCACGTGCCGGCAGCCGGTCATCGATGGCGCGCCCGAGAAGGCGGCAGACACGAACACGGTCGTCACCGTGGTCATCGTGTGA